ACCCTGTTCCGATGATCGCCAATGTCAATGCCGCCGCCGCGGCACTGCGTAACTGGGTGATCAACCTGCACAAGGAACTGGCTGGCGCCGGTATCCAGGCCGCCCACGTCGGCATCGACGTGTCGATCGGCACCGCCGTCATCCCCGGCGCGCCGGTGGCCCAGCCCGAGGAGATCTCCCCCGTCTACTGGGAGCTGCACACCACCCACCGCGACGCGGCCGAGCGTGTCTTCAGCCGCTGACACCGCACCGGCTGCCCTGATCCGCCCTTCGTCGAACCCTGATCGCGCCGCGGCGTGATCTCGGAGAGAAGGCCCCGCCCGATGAACGTGTTCCTGTGGATCGTGCAGGGCCTGCTGGCTGCGGCGTTCGCGGTCGCCGGCGTCCTGAAGTCCACCCGGTCCCGCGAGCAACTCATTCCCCAGCTGCCGTGGGTGAGCGATGTGTCGACCCCGGTGGTGCGTCTGATCGGTGCCGTCGAGTTCGCCGGTGCCCTCGGCCTGATTCTCCCAGGTGCCTTCGACATCGCCACCGTGCTCACCCCGCTGGCCGCCACCGGCCTCGCGGTGATCATGGTCCTGGCCATGGGTCTCCACGCCCGCCGCAAGGAGCCGGCGGCCATCGCGTTCAACGCGGTGCTACTCATCCTCGCGGCGGTCGTGATGTGGGGCCGATTCGGACCCCACGCCCTTTGACCCGCTCCCGCGCCGGGGCTCTGCCCCCGCCACGCGCCCGCGTACCCGGTTGGCTCGACGATCGGGCGCTGCTGATGCCGCTCTTCCGCTTCTCTCCCGCAAAGGATGTCTGACATGCAGATCGCCGGCTCCGTGGCCCTCGTCACCGGCGCCAGCCGCGGGCTGGGCCGCCACTTCGCCGACCAGCTCCTGCAACGTGGTGCGGCCAAGGTGTACGCCACCGCGCGCCGTCCCGACAGCGTCGACGTACCGGGGGCGGAGGTGCTCTCCCTGGACATCACCGACCCGGCCTCCATCGCCGCCGCGGCCAAAGCCGCCGGCGACGTGACCCTGCTGGTCAACAACGCCGGCGTCGCGACGTTCACCAACCTGACGACCAGCGACATGGACATGATCCGGCTGGAGATGGACACCCACTACTACGGCCCGCTGAACATGATCCGCGTCTTCGCCCCGATTCTGAGGGCAGGTGGGGGTGGGGCGATCGTGAACGTGCTGTCGGCAGGCGCCTGGGCCCCCAGCGAACACACCAGCTCCTACTGCGCGGCCAAAGCGGCCGCCTGGAGCCTGACCAACAGCGTCCGCCTCGAACTCGCCTCTCAGAACACGCAGGTCACCGGGCTCATCCTCGGCCCGACGGACACCGACATGAGTGCGGGTGTGGAGGTGGACAAGAACGACCCGGCCGACGTCGTGCGCGCCACCCTCGACGGCATCGAGGCCGGCCACTCCGAGGTCATCGCCGACGCCCTGTCCGCCCAGGCCAAGGCCAACCTCGCCCTCGACCCCGCCCAGGTCTACCAGCCCACGTCGGGCCCAGGCGAAGCAGTCAATCACCTTCGCGGGCATCAGGATCGCGCAACGGGCCGCCGTCCGACGATCTCCCCCGCACCGCGAACGACTGGCTTCGCACCCCTGGCGGGCAAGGCCGCAGCCTCTACCTTCCCGCCGGCTCTGTTCGGGTGCCGGGCGGGTCGTGGTCGGTGTCTATCACCAGATGTTCAGTCGCCCAGCGTTCGAGTTCGGCCAGGGCGGGACGCAGCGCCTCACCGCGCGGCGTGAGCCGGTAGCGGACGCCGACCGGCGGGCCCTCGATCACCTCGCGCGCCACCAGACCGGCCTGGACGAGTTCGTTCAACCGTCCCGACAACATCCGCTCGGTGACACCGGGCACCAACTTGGAGATCTCGGAGAAGCGTGCGGGGCCGGCCAGGAGCGTGCCGATGATCAGACCACTCCAGCGCTTGCCGAGCAGAGCGAAGACCGGCGTCAGCACGTGACAGCTCACCGCGTCTCGCTCCGATGGCTCCATCCGCTCATGGTACCCGCGGTCAACAGACCCTCGACAGTTGCTATATTTTCAGCGGCAACTATACTTTTACAACCATCAGCCGCTCCCGAGAAAGGTCAGCTGTGACAACTCCCTCCGTGTCAAACCCGTCAGGGCCAGCACTCTCCGAAGCCAGCGCGCTGCCGCTGGCCGCCGGCGTCTGGCCCATCGACCCCGCGCACTCCGGTGTCTACTTCCAGGTCCGCCACCTCGGCGTCACCAACGTCCGCGGCCGGTTCGACGTGTTCAACGGGACACTGACCATCGGCGAGACTCTTGCCGACGTAGCCGTCGAGGCCACGATCGACATGGCCTCGGTCAACACGAACCAGGCCGATCGAGACGCCCACCTGCGCTCCACCGACTTCTTCGACATCGAACGCAACCCGACCATGCACTACCAGTCCGTGTCGGTGACCGCCGACGAGGACGACTACCAGGTCGCCGGCAACCTGACGATCAACGGGATCACCAAGCCCGTGACCCTGGCGGTGGAGTTCTACGGCGTCGATGTCCATCCCGCGGACAACCGGACCAGGGCCGGGTTCGCCGCGACCACCGAGATCCGTCGCAGTGACTACGGCATCGACTTCAACATGCCCCTCGGCGCCGGCAAGCTCGCCCTCGGCGACAAGATCAAGGTAGAACTCGACCTCCAGTTCATCGCCCCATGACAAGACCGGCGCAGGCCGAGATCCCGGCTTCGCACCTGGACCTGCTCACCCAGCCCCTGACCGCAGTCCTGACCACTGTCGGCGCGGACGGCCGGCCGCAATCGACCGCGGTCTGGTACCTCTTCCG
The genomic region above belongs to Parafrankia discariae and contains:
- a CDS encoding DoxX family protein is translated as MNVFLWIVQGLLAAAFAVAGVLKSTRSREQLIPQLPWVSDVSTPVVRLIGAVEFAGALGLILPGAFDIATVLTPLAATGLAVIMVLAMGLHARRKEPAAIAFNAVLLILAAVVMWGRFGPHAL
- a CDS encoding winged helix-turn-helix transcriptional regulator, whose translation is MEPSERDAVSCHVLTPVFALLGKRWSGLIIGTLLAGPARFSEISKLVPGVTERMLSGRLNELVQAGLVAREVIEGPPVGVRYRLTPRGEALRPALAELERWATEHLVIDTDHDPPGTRTEPAGR
- a CDS encoding YceI family protein yields the protein MTTPSVSNPSGPALSEASALPLAAGVWPIDPAHSGVYFQVRHLGVTNVRGRFDVFNGTLTIGETLADVAVEATIDMASVNTNQADRDAHLRSTDFFDIERNPTMHYQSVSVTADEDDYQVAGNLTINGITKPVTLAVEFYGVDVHPADNRTRAGFAATTEIRRSDYGIDFNMPLGAGKLALGDKIKVELDLQFIAP